In Hirundo rustica isolate bHirRus1 chromosome 2, bHirRus1.pri.v3, whole genome shotgun sequence, one genomic interval encodes:
- the LOC120748864 gene encoding olfactory receptor 52B2-like, with product MYELNESSFDPITFVLTGIPGMEESHIWISVPFCLMYLTAVLSNLVLLFVIATDRSLHEPMYLFLAMLALSDLMLSTTTVPKMLAIFWFGAREISFDACVTQMFFTHFSFIVESSVLLAMAFDRYVAVCDPLRYAAVLTPSVIGKIAASAVARGFCIMFPPIFLLKRLPYCGHNVMPHTYCEHMGIARLACADIRANVWYGLTTALLSSGLDVVLIAVSYALILRAVFRLPSPEARLKTLSTCGSHLCVILMFYVPAFFSFLTHRFGHQIPSHVHILLANLYVVVPPMLNPIVYGVRTRQIRERVLFVYQRR from the exons ATGTACGAGCTCAACGAGAGCAGCTTCGACCCCATCACCTTCGTCCTGACAGGCATCCCGGGCATGGAGGAGTCCCACATCTGGATCTCCGTCCCCTTCTGCCTGATGTACCTCACCGCGGTGCTCAGCAACCTGGTGCTTCTCTTCGTCATCGCCACAGACCGCAGCCTCCACGAGCCCATGTACCTGTTCCTCGCCATGCTGGCTCTCTCCGACCTCATGCTGTCCACCACCACCGTGCCCAAAATGCTGGCCATCTTCTGGTTCGGTGCCAGGGAGATTTCCTTCGACGCCTGCGTCACGCAGATGTTCTTCACCCACTTCAGCTTCATCGTGGAGTCCTCCGTGCTGCTGGCCATGGCCTTCGACCGCTACGTGGCCGTGTGCGACCCGCTGCGCTACGCGGCCGTCCTGACGCCCTCGGTGATCGGCAAAATCGCCGCCAGCGCCGTGGCCCGCGGCTTCTGCATCATGTTCCCGCCCATCTTCCTGCTGAAGCGGCTGCCCTACTGCGGGCACAACGTGATGCCCCACACCTACTGCGAGCACATGGGCATCGCGCGCCTGGCCTGCGCCGACATCCGCGCCAACGTCTGGTACGGGCTCACCACGGCGCTGCTCTCCTCGGGCCTGGACGTCGTGCTCATCGCCGTCTCCTACGCGCTGATCCTCAGGGCGGTGTTTCGCCTCCCGTCCCCGGAGGCTCGCCTCAAAACCCTCAGCACCTGCGGCTCCCACCTCTGCGTGATCCTCATGTTCTACGTGCCCGccttcttctcctttctcaCGCACCGCTTCGGCCACCAGATCCCGAGCCACGTCCACATCCTCCTGGCCAACCTCTACGTCGTGGTGCCCCCCATGCTCAACCCCATTGTCTACGGGGTGAGGACCAGGCAGATCCGGGAGCGCGT GCTGTTTGTCTACCAGCGGAGATAA